GCCGCCACGCGAATTCGCGGCGGGCATGGCTGAAGTGATTAAGTACGGCCTGATTTACGACAAAGATTTTCTGACACTACTTGAAGACAATGGCAATGCCTTGCACGAGTTGGACACCGGCTTGTTAATGCAAGTGATCCATCGCTGCTGTGCCATCAAGGCCGAAATTGTCGCGCAAGATGAGAAAGAAGCAGGATTGCGTGCGCTGTTGAATCTGGGGCATACATTTGGCCATGCCATTGAAGCGCAGATGGGTTATGGCGTATGGCTTCACGGTGAAGCGGTCGCTGCGGGTATGATGTTAGCGGCCCGTCTGGCACAACTTAGAGGCGCGTTGACAGAGCATGAAGTCGCACGTATCGCGGCATTGCTAGAAATGTATCAACTGCCAGTTGCACCGCCCACATCGATGACAACGGCACAGTTTATCTCTCACATGCGTAAAGATAAGAAAAATAAACAAGGTAAGATCCGCTTTATCGTACCTATCAGTCTGGGCGAGTGCCAGCTGGTTGATGACGTATCTGATGACACCTTAGGCCAGCTAATAGGGCACTGATGCAGTCGCAAATCTTACCGAGTCGTGCCGCTCTGGTCGACCGGATTGCAATGCAGTTTGAGTATGGACAAAACCTGATCTGCCTGGTTGGCAACTCAGGGCTAGGCAAAAGTTACCTGGCTGAGTCTTTCATCACAGACAAGTACCCTGACTTTAGCAAAGCCTTTGTTAAGTTGGGCGCACACACTAAAGACACAGAGCTGGTTCAGCAGCTGTTAGAAAATAGCTTTCGTGCACCGCTGGTCGATCATAAGCTGTCCTTAAGTGAGAATTTCTTCGTTCTGTATAATGAGCAACCTTGTGGTCCGTGCCTCTGGGTCATTGATGGTGCACGTCACCTGAGTGATGAACTGATCCAGGAGCTTCAGCTGCTGGCTAAAAAGGCCCCGGACACTTTATATATCCTGGTAACAGGACAGGCCCCTAAGATATTACCTGAAGCGCTGGATATTCATCTGGAGCCCCTGTCATTAATGGAAAGTCGCCGTCTGATGGCGATGTTTTTTACAGAGCTGCCACCTTCAGAAGACCCGATATTTAGTACTTTTTTGAGTGAAGCGGGCGGTAACCCCAGCATTTTGCTTGAATGGCAGCAAAACCAGCATCAATTGACACTGAAATCCAAACAAACGATGAGTAGCCGGCAATGGAAAGGCTTTTTGGGTGCCTTTGTTGTGATTACGGCCTTGTTCCTGGTTGCGCTGTTTTATCAAAAAGATTTGGCCGATTTATTACGTCTGCAACAGGATGTTGGTGTAACCTCGGTTGAGGTATTGCCTGAACCGACTGTGTTGACAGCGCAAGAGGCGCTCTCGGATGAAACCGCGCAGCCTGTCGCTGAGACATTGGCAGAACAATCACAGAGCAGCGACATTCAGGTTCCATTGCAGCATGATGTGCAATCTATACTCGGCGCGTTAACCTTGGGCCAGATTGCTGTGAACGAGCGTCAAATCGAAGCCAGTGAAGAAGATGCTGAACACATTGACGAGTCTGACAGAGATGTACAAGGTGAACCCAATGCGTCGGCAGCGGTCGCACAAGTGCTGACGCAACCAGATATTCAGAGCGGCGATGCTGAGCAAACAGACATGAATGAACAGGTTGAAACACCACAGCCCAACATCATAGCGGAACCTCAGGTGCAACCGGATCCGGTTTCAGGCTTATCAGACAATGCCTGGTTTTTAGCACAAGACAGTAATGCCTGGACTATTCAACTGCTGGCTGTGACTGATGAGTCCGTGGCACGGCGATATATCGAGCAACATAAGTTGTCGCAGATCCGAACCGCTCAGGTTATGCGCGCAGGCAAGGCGTGGTGGTTTGTTACCCTGGCGCCATTTGCAACCTTAGATGACGCGAAACAGGCCCGGACTGAATTACCTGAAGCCGTATTAGCGGGGCAGCCATTTTTTAAACGTATCGTGCAAATTAAGCAACAAATCCAACAGTCACAAACGCAAAAATAGTGTAGAATCGCGCTACTTTGGGGTAACTAGTCAGATCATGCAAAAAAAGACCAGAGCTTTCTTAAAATGGGCAGGTGGAAAATATGCCTTGGTGGAAGAAATTACCAAGCGCTTGCAAGCCGCAAATGAAGAGGCCGAAACTCTGGTGGAGCCCTTTGTTGGGGCTGGTTCTGTCTTTCTCAATAGTCATTTTAAGCACTATATACTCAATGACATTAATGCGGACCTGATTAACCTGTACAAAGAGCTGCAACGCACTCCGGACGAGTTTATTAGTGATGCCAGAAAGTTGTTTGTTGATCTGAATAATCATCCCGATGCTTATTATGCTTACCGTCAGCAGTTTAATGAAAGCGTTGATGTTTATGAGCGGGCGATTCTGTTTTTGTACATGAACCGGCATGGCTACAATGGGCTTTGTCGCTATAACCTGAAGGGCATTTTTAACGTGCCCTTTGGTAAGTACAAGCGTCCTTACTTTCCGGAAAATGAGCTGTACTTTTTTTCAGAAAAAGCACAACAGGCAACCTTTACCTGTTTGAGTTATGAGCAGGTCTTTAGGCGTATTCCTAAAAAGGCTGTTGTGTATTGTGATCCGCCCTATGTGCCGTTGAGTAAAACCGCCTCATTCACAGCTTATGCCAAAGGGGGTTTTAACTTTGACGATCAGGCGCAGCTTGCTAACCTGGCAGAAAAGGCCGCTTTTGAACAGCAAACCCCCGTCCTGATATCCAACCATGATACGGTGCTCACGCGCAAGATCTACAGCCAGGCTCACCTGGATGTGATCCAGGTAAAAAGAACCATTAGTCCTAAAGGCTCAGGCCGTAACCGGGTTGATGAGCTGATGGCCTTATATCACGAATAATCGCATGGAATGGCTGGCATGTTACAATACAATGGCATTAACAAACCAGGCTAAGGCGATAACCAGTGCGATAACAAAACACACGGCCAACAAGGCAAAAGGCCAAAAGTGTTTTTGGCTGAAATCGACACGATATTTAGCGTGGCTTTGCACACCAAACATCGCAGCAAGTACACTTTGAATAAGTATAAAGAATCGTTCTGTCACGGCATCCTGGCTCCTATGTGCAACGAGATACCTAACAGTATAGTGTATGAATACCAACTCGCCTTAAAGACTTGCCCGATGAAAGGCGTCATTAAGCGTGTTGGTATCAATTAGAATTGCGAAAATTGACTCGACGTTTGCTCGTCACCCGAGCCAAGTAGTAGTTCCAGTAGATCAAGGTAGTGAAACTGCGCATTACTACTGCCGCCAGTTAACCAGGCATACCAACTAGTGTGTGACTCCAGCTTACATAAATTTGAGGGTGCGTTGTGGCTCACCTGAGTAGTAGAGCACTGACACATCTCATTTTTTGCGACTAAGTCATCGTCACCGCTGAATGAGACCACGCCAGCAGACAAGACTAAAGCAGCTGTAAGCAAAAGCGTCCGTGTTTTAAGCCGACTTAACATAACCATATCCCCAGTGAATAGTTATCTATAAATAGTACACTATGTATGTTTATTAAACAATCGCTTTGTCCTGCAAAAATGGCAGCTGCTCGCAAATTGTCAGTGTCCAACAATCAGGTGTTTTTAGCGTTCAGATGAGTTACAGTAGCCGCTGACATTTTGTTTCAGGGGGTAGTATGTCGCAGAACAATAATAATTCTGAGTTCTTAATTGCACCATCTATTTTGTCTGCCGATTTTGCAAGGTTGGGTGAAGACGTTGCCAGGGTGTTAGATGCTGGCGCAGATGTCGTGCACTTCGATGTGATGGATAATCATTATGTCCCGAATCTGACGTTTGGCCCGATGATCTGTGAGGCACTGCGCAATTATGGCATTACCGCCCCAATTGATGTGCACCTGATGATCAAACCCGTGGATAGTCTGATCCCGGAGTTTGCAAAAGCGGGTGCAGATATCATTACTTTCCATCCTGAAGCCAGTGAACATATAGATCGCAGTCTGGGTTTGATTAAGGAATACGGCTGTGAGGCTGGATTGGTACTTAATCCGGCAACGCCATTACATTATCTGGATTATGTAATGGATAAAGTGGATCAAATCTTACTTATGTCTGTCAATCCCGGCTTTGGCGGTCAGAGCTTTATCCCGCAGACGCTGGATAAGTTGCGCCAGGTACGCGAGCGCATAGATGCCAGTGGTCGTAAAATCCGCCTGGAGGTGGACGGTGGCATTAAAGTCGACAATATAGCTGAAGTAGCTGCTGCGGGGGCCGATATGTTTGTCGCAGGCTCGGCGATTTTCAATCAACCAGACTACCGGACGGTCATTGATGCGATGCGTTCTGAGCTCGCTAAGGTGGGCTAATGCGCTACCAGGGTATTTTATTTGATCTCGATGGCACGCTGGTCGACAGTGCGCATGACTTGTATATGGCGCTCAATTTGACGTTAACTGAAGTGGCTTTTCCTGTGGTGAGTCGCGCTCAGGTACTGACCTGGGTCGGCAACGGCATCGATGTACTAGTGCAGCGTGGTTTAAGCGGCAGTCATGATGTTAACGCTGAGCTACCGCCGCGTGTGGTCGCTGAGGCGCAGACCCGTTTTGCCGGACATTATAGAGCGCTGGTCGGGCAATACTCTTTGCTTTACGCCAATGTTGAAACGGTACTGGCCGCATTCAGTCACGTGCCCAAGGCCGTCGTAACCAACAAGAGCCGTGAGTTTACAGTACAGCTCCTCGATAACCTCAACCTCAGCCAGCATTTTGATGTTGTGGTGTGTGGTGATGACGGTCAGAAAAAGCCGGCTGCGGAGCCGCTTTTGTCAGCCTGTCAGCAACTTAATATCGAGCCACACACGGCCATCATGGTCGGCGATTCAAAAAGCGATATTTTGGCCGCTCAGGCTGCTGAAATACCTGTGATTGCACTCAAATATGGGTACAATCAAGGACTGGATCTGGCCCAGTTTAATCCACAGTACCTCTGTGAGGGCTTCTTGGATATAATCCCCATTTTAAATCAACCTTAAATCAAACTAGGAGTAAGGGAACACAATGACTAAACCAGTAGTGTTAAGTGGCATTCAGCCAACCGGTGGTATGACAATAGGCAATTATGTGGGTGCCATTAACCAGTGGCTTAAGCTACAGGAAGATCATGATTGTTTCTTTATGCTGGTTGATTTGCACGCCATCACCATTCGTCAGGAGCCAAATGTCCTGCGTGATCGCGTTTTAGATGGGGTTGCTTTGTATGCCGCGTGTGGCATTGACCCAGAAAAGTCAGCGTTGTTTGTGCAATCACAGGTACCAGAGCATGCGCAGTTAAGCTGGGTACTGAACTGCTATGCACAAATGGGCGAACTTAACCGCATGACCCAGTTTAAAGACAAGTCAGCGAAAAACACCAACAATGTGAACGTCGGTTTGTTTGCGTATCCGGTATTGCAAGCAGCAGATATTCTGCTTTATCAAGCTGATCAGGTCCCGGTGGGTGAAGATCAGAAGCAGCACCTTGAGCTGACTCGTGATATCGCGACACGTTTTAACAATCTGTATGGTGATGTGTTCAAAGTACCTGAGCCGTATATCCCTGAGTTGGGTGCCCGGGTGATGAGCTTGCAGGATCCATTGAAGAAAATGTCTAAGTCGGACGATAATCCAAATGCCTATATTATGCTGCTGGATGAGCCGAAAAAGATTGAGAAGAAATTGAAAAAAGCGGTGACGGATTCAGACGAACAAGCGCGTATTTACTTTGACCGGGATGAGAAGCCAGGCGTATCTAACCTGCTGACACTATTGTCAGTGGCGACCAAGCGTGATGTGGCCGATCTGGTACCTGAGTATGAAGATAAAATGTATGGTCATCTGAAAAAAGACACTGCGGATGCCGTGGTGGCTATGCTGGAGCCTATACAGGCGCGTTTCAAAGAGATCCGTGAAGATCAGGCGTTGCTGGATCAGATCATGCGCTCTGGTGCAGAAAAAGCAGGTGCTCGTGCAGAGAAAACACTAAAAGCGGCATACGATGCGCTGGGCTTTATCCCGCGTCCGTAATCAGTCAGGTCGCAACGACAAAAAAGCCAGCTTATACGCTGGCTTTTTGCTGCATGGAGGTCACATACTGCGACCGCACCAGACAATTCTACCCGCAATACCATGCTGTTGGGCATTTTCGGCGTGGATTTGCCAGGCCGGGTAGTCCGGATTGTCACTCACTACACTGATATGATCCCGTTGTTGTTGCAGACGTTTGGCCATCAGACCATCTTCGGTCTGCAGTACATAAACGCCGCGCTTATTCGCGTCACGCTGACTCAAATCAACCAGTACCATGTCGCCATGCTGCAAGGTTGGCAGCATACTGTCGCCCCGGATAGTGACAAACGCCAGCTGCTCACCGTGCACGCCCAGTTGCGTGCTGAGCCAGCGCTTATTCAGGGCAAACTGCTCTGTGATGTCTTCACTGCCATTTATGCTACCAAAACCCGCGCTGGCCTCGACATCCAGTTTGGGCACCATCAGCATTTCCTGACTGCCCGTCATCGACGCGTGCTCTGCGGGTTGTTCACCGGTAAGCAGCCAATTTAGATCAATGCTGAACAGGCTGTATAAATGTTCCAAATAGGCAACGGATGGTCGGCTCAGGCCACGACAAATACGATAAATGTGTGACGGCGACTTGCCGGTGAGGATCGCAAACTGACGTTTGTTACCGGCGCTAAACTGGTCGATCAAAGTAATAAATCGGCGTGAAAATGCTGTGCTCATGACACCCCATACAGGTTACAACAAAGGAAAGGCCTCAGAGTACTTGCCAATTGCGATGCTGTACAGTCGTTGACACCTGATTGCTCAATGTCTGCTCATCCTGGCAGGCAGGAGTAACAAATTGCGACATTTTTAACCAGCTACATAACAGTTTGCGGGTCGCATGTTCCTATAATAATTTATTGCAGTCGACTTGATTGCGACAGCATATCACTCAGGAAAAGAGGAGAAGGAGCGATGAATTATGTGATTAAAAGGGCCTTAGTGCTGGGGATAGCACTGAGTCAATTAACCGCTTGCTCTGGTGGTAGCGGTGATAGTTCAGCACCGAAGGATACACCAGACTTGTTGACCATTTCAGCATATAGCGAAGGGGGTGGAGTGTTGGAGCCGGCAAGCCTTCAGGTTGGCAAGGGCAAAACTGCGGAGTTTGTTGCGAAACCACGGGCGGGTTATGAGCTGGTGGCGCTGAGCGGTTGCGGAGGTAAACGCACGGGGGTTGCTTATCGGGTAGAGCGGGTCGAGCAAAGTTGTCAAATACAGGCACGTTTTTCACCTATCCATTATCGTGTGGATGCGACCGTTAGTCAGGGTGGAAATGTGAACATCAGCACCCAGCAAATTGCGCATGGCAGTGCTGCCGGGTTCGTCTTTACACCGAACAGCGATCATATTCTGGAACGTGTTGGAGGATGCAGTGGTACGCTCGAACAGTTCAATTATCACATTTCCGAAGTGACCGGACCTTGCACTGTGAACGCGTTATTTTTACCTTATCTTCCTGATCCTGAAGCGCTCACACGGATCCGTTTACCGGTCGTCGTACATGTACTGAATAATGGTCATTTTGAACTCAGTGATGCGCAGATCTTATCTCAGTTACGGGCCACGAATTTGCATTTTCGCGGCAAAAATAACGCCGAAATTGAGACTATCCCCGATACCTATTCCCCTTTTGTTGCAGACACTGGGATCCAGTTTTATCTGGCTGACAAAGATCCGGATGGCCAGCCTCATTCGGGGATCGTGCGGGTCGATGCCACAACGAGTGTCTTTGCGCTGGAGGGCTACCCCTTTGCCCGCAGCGATGCGGGCGGATCGGATGCCTGGCCGACAGACCGTTACATTAATATCTGGGTGGGCATGTCACGTACCCGGTTCAATGAACCGGTTTTGGGTGGCAGAGCACATGTCCCGGGCAGTGCGCCTGAGCCTTATATTGGGGTGTCGGTAGAGCAGGGGCTGTTTGGGACCATTGCACCTCGAGAGCCGAATTATGGTCAGGGCAAAACGCTGACGCATGAGCTGGGTCACTTTCTGGGCTTAATTGGCCATACAAATCCTCCATGGAATGAGCAAAATACCCATCGCCACCTGACCTGTGATGGGCTGGCGCAGACGGACTGCCTGAATGCCGAGCTGACGATGAACTTTATGAATACCAATGTCTATGACAACAGGCAGAAGATGTTTTCACTGAGTCAGCGTCAGTTGATGCGTGCCTGGCTGGAAACGGGACCACTACAGGCTTTGTATCTGAATAACCCGCCTTAACGCTTCAGATATTGTCCGGGTGTGGTGCCGAAGAACTTTTTAAATGCGCTGTTGAATGCCGAGCTGGACTCAAACCCCAGTTGCAAAGCGATGGCTTGCTGGGTTTCTCCTGCGGTGAGCATTTCAACCGCACGCAGTGCTCTGAGCTTCTGCTTCCATTGACTAAAGCTCATCGCAAAGCTCTTGTGAAACAGGCGATTAAGGGTTCTGGCTGATGCACCCACCTGCTCTCCCCATTGTTCAAGAGTAAGTGCGCAGCCCGGGTTAGAATACAGTTCACTGACAATTGGCAGCAGGCGCTGGTCATCGGCTTTGGGAATGAAAAATGCACTGGTAGGTGCCAGCTCTAATCTGTCAATGAACACCTGGATAAAGCGTTCGGTCTTATCATCGAGCAAATAATCCTCAGGCCAAGTGCAGATAGTCAGGATCATTTCTTTCAGTAAAGCATCGACCACCAGGGTTTTCGCCTGATCGCCCAGGATGGCGGCATACTTTTCATCAATATAGACACTACGAAAATGCCCGCCATAACGACAAAAAGTTTCATGCTCCACGTTGGGTGGGATCCACAAAGCCTGTTGCGGTGGAATTACGAAGGTGCCTTGCGGTGTGAAAATGGTCATTACTGAGTCGCTGATATAGGTGATCTGTCCCCAGTGATGGCTATGGGGCCGCACATGCTCATTGGCAGGCATCGTGGTGGGCCGGGGGAAGATGGGTCTGCCCAGTACTTTGCGTTTGAATCGGCTGGAAACACTGCGCCAGGATGCATCTGTCCGATTTGATAAACTTTGTGTCATGATCTTCCATATTAGCCAGCGTGAACAGCTCATATACTAACCGGGCCTATAACGGCAATCAATGTGCTTAAGGACTGTGAATGAAAAACCCGACCCGACTTTTTGTGCCTTCGCCGATGAGCTTTATGGTGCTGGCGACCATTGTCATGGCAATGACGTTTTCTGCCTGGAATGCGCTGCTCAATAACTTTGCGATTGAACAGGCCGCGTTTACTGGCGCGCATATAGGTATGTTGCAATCACTGCGTGAAGTGCCAGGCTTCCTGGCCTTTACAGCGGTGTTTGTGCTGCTGGTGCTGAAGGAGCAAACCTTTGCCTTGATCAGTTTATGCTTGTTATCAATAGGCGTGGCACTGACGGGGTTTTTCCCCAGTGTGTATGGTTTGTACGCCACGACGGTATTGATGTCCATCGGCTTCCACTATTTTGAAACACTGAATCAATCGCTGAGCTTACAGTGGTTCAGTAAGGAAGAGGCGCCCGAGCAATTGGGCCGTTTACTGTCGATAAAATCTATGGCCTCTTTGGTGACCTTCGGGCTTATCTGGGTGGCATTTACCTGGTTGGCGACCGATTATGTGTGGGTGTACTTGCTATTTGGCGGGGCCGGGCTGGCACTGACCTTGTTTATGGCACTGACGCACCCGCAATTCCTTCAGCAGGCCACGCAGCATAAAAAGCTGATTTTAAGGAAGCAGTATAGTCTGTATTACGTCCTGACCTTTTTCTCCGGCGCCCGTCGACAGATCTTTATGGTGTTTGCTGGTTTTTTGATGGTGGAAAAGTTCGGCTTTGATGTCGCCGAAATCACGGCGTTGTATATGCTCAACCACCTAGTGAATATTTTCGTAGCCCCGAAAATTGGCCAGATGATCAGCAAGATTGGCGAGCAAAAGGCCCTGACGCTGGAGTACTCAGGTTTGGTCTTAGTCTTTATTGGCTATGCGCTGGTCGAGTCTGCGCAATTAGCAGCGGTATTATATTTGGTGGATCATATCTTCTTTGCGATGGCCATTGCACTTAAAACCTACTTTCAGAAAATCGCCCAGCCGGAGGATATTGCAGCCACAGCTGGCGTG
Above is a genomic segment from Pseudoalteromonas rubra containing:
- a CDS encoding HAD family hydrolase, yielding MRYQGILFDLDGTLVDSAHDLYMALNLTLTEVAFPVVSRAQVLTWVGNGIDVLVQRGLSGSHDVNAELPPRVVAEAQTRFAGHYRALVGQYSLLYANVETVLAAFSHVPKAVVTNKSREFTVQLLDNLNLSQHFDVVVCGDDGQKKPAAEPLLSACQQLNIEPHTAIMVGDSKSDILAAQAAEIPVIALKYGYNQGLDLAQFNPQYLCEGFLDIIPILNQP
- a CDS encoding Dam family site-specific DNA-(adenine-N6)-methyltransferase gives rise to the protein MQKKTRAFLKWAGGKYALVEEITKRLQAANEEAETLVEPFVGAGSVFLNSHFKHYILNDINADLINLYKELQRTPDEFISDARKLFVDLNNHPDAYYAYRQQFNESVDVYERAILFLYMNRHGYNGLCRYNLKGIFNVPFGKYKRPYFPENELYFFSEKAQQATFTCLSYEQVFRRIPKKAVVYCDPPYVPLSKTASFTAYAKGGFNFDDQAQLANLAEKAAFEQQTPVLISNHDTVLTRKIYSQAHLDVIQVKRTISPKGSGRNRVDELMALYHE
- the trpS gene encoding tryptophan--tRNA ligase, whose translation is MTKPVVLSGIQPTGGMTIGNYVGAINQWLKLQEDHDCFFMLVDLHAITIRQEPNVLRDRVLDGVALYAACGIDPEKSALFVQSQVPEHAQLSWVLNCYAQMGELNRMTQFKDKSAKNTNNVNVGLFAYPVLQAADILLYQADQVPVGEDQKQHLELTRDIATRFNNLYGDVFKVPEPYIPELGARVMSLQDPLKKMSKSDDNPNAYIMLLDEPKKIEKKLKKAVTDSDEQARIYFDRDEKPGVSNLLTLLSVATKRDVADLVPEYEDKMYGHLKKDTADAVVAMLEPIQARFKEIREDQALLDQIMRSGAEKAGARAEKTLKAAYDALGFIPRP
- a CDS encoding XRE family transcriptional regulator; this translates as MSTAFSRRFITLIDQFSAGNKRQFAILTGKSPSHIYRICRGLSRPSVAYLEHLYSLFSIDLNWLLTGEQPAEHASMTGSQEMLMVPKLDVEASAGFGSINGSEDITEQFALNKRWLSTQLGVHGEQLAFVTIRGDSMLPTLQHGDMVLVDLSQRDANKRGVYVLQTEDGLMAKRLQQQRDHISVVSDNPDYPAWQIHAENAQQHGIAGRIVWCGRSM
- a CDS encoding MFS transporter, whose product is MKNPTRLFVPSPMSFMVLATIVMAMTFSAWNALLNNFAIEQAAFTGAHIGMLQSLREVPGFLAFTAVFVLLVLKEQTFALISLCLLSIGVALTGFFPSVYGLYATTVLMSIGFHYFETLNQSLSLQWFSKEEAPEQLGRLLSIKSMASLVTFGLIWVAFTWLATDYVWVYLLFGGAGLALTLFMALTHPQFLQQATQHKKLILRKQYSLYYVLTFFSGARRQIFMVFAGFLMVEKFGFDVAEITALYMLNHLVNIFVAPKIGQMISKIGEQKALTLEYSGLVLVFIGYALVESAQLAAVLYLVDHIFFAMAIALKTYFQKIAQPEDIAATAGVSFTINHIAAVVIPASFGMVWLYDQSLVFYFGAALAGCSLILSQFITPHLKKVAA
- the rpe gene encoding ribulose-phosphate 3-epimerase, producing the protein MSQNNNNSEFLIAPSILSADFARLGEDVARVLDAGADVVHFDVMDNHYVPNLTFGPMICEALRNYGITAPIDVHLMIKPVDSLIPEFAKAGADIITFHPEASEHIDRSLGLIKEYGCEAGLVLNPATPLHYLDYVMDKVDQILLMSVNPGFGGQSFIPQTLDKLRQVRERIDASGRKIRLEVDGGIKVDNIAEVAAAGADMFVAGSAIFNQPDYRTVIDAMRSELAKVG
- a CDS encoding DUF2970 domain-containing protein, encoding MTERFFILIQSVLAAMFGVQSHAKYRVDFSQKHFWPFALLAVCFVIALVIALAWFVNAIVL
- a CDS encoding SPOR domain-containing protein — protein: MQSQILPSRAALVDRIAMQFEYGQNLICLVGNSGLGKSYLAESFITDKYPDFSKAFVKLGAHTKDTELVQQLLENSFRAPLVDHKLSLSENFFVLYNEQPCGPCLWVIDGARHLSDELIQELQLLAKKAPDTLYILVTGQAPKILPEALDIHLEPLSLMESRRLMAMFFTELPPSEDPIFSTFLSEAGGNPSILLEWQQNQHQLTLKSKQTMSSRQWKGFLGAFVVITALFLVALFYQKDLADLLRLQQDVGVTSVEVLPEPTVLTAQEALSDETAQPVAETLAEQSQSSDIQVPLQHDVQSILGALTLGQIAVNERQIEASEEDAEHIDESDRDVQGEPNASAAVAQVLTQPDIQSGDAEQTDMNEQVETPQPNIIAEPQVQPDPVSGLSDNAWFLAQDSNAWTIQLLAVTDESVARRYIEQHKLSQIRTAQVMRAGKAWWFVTLAPFATLDDAKQARTELPEAVLAGQPFFKRIVQIKQQIQQSQTQK
- a CDS encoding AraC family transcriptional regulator — encoded protein: MTQSLSNRTDASWRSVSSRFKRKVLGRPIFPRPTTMPANEHVRPHSHHWGQITYISDSVMTIFTPQGTFVIPPQQALWIPPNVEHETFCRYGGHFRSVYIDEKYAAILGDQAKTLVVDALLKEMILTICTWPEDYLLDDKTERFIQVFIDRLELAPTSAFFIPKADDQRLLPIVSELYSNPGCALTLEQWGEQVGASARTLNRLFHKSFAMSFSQWKQKLRALRAVEMLTAGETQQAIALQLGFESSSAFNSAFKKFFGTTPGQYLKR
- the aroB gene encoding 3-dehydroquinate synthase, with product MLELTVDLNERSYPIYIGQDLLTDQGRLLQHIGNARPVIISNETVAPLYLDTLLTQLEGKAPLHFCIPDGEQYKSLEWFERINAFLLEHNCGRDTCLIALGGGVVGDLTGFVAACYQRGVPFIQIPTTLLSQVDSSVGGKTAVNHPLGKNMIGAFYQPKAVFIDTNTLKSLPPREFAAGMAEVIKYGLIYDKDFLTLLEDNGNALHELDTGLLMQVIHRCCAIKAEIVAQDEKEAGLRALLNLGHTFGHAIEAQMGYGVWLHGEAVAAGMMLAARLAQLRGALTEHEVARIAALLEMYQLPVAPPTSMTTAQFISHMRKDKKNKQGKIRFIVPISLGECQLVDDVSDDTLGQLIGH